Proteins from one Vicia villosa cultivar HV-30 ecotype Madison, WI unplaced genomic scaffold, Vvil1.0 ctg.005138F_1_1, whole genome shotgun sequence genomic window:
- the LOC131642501 gene encoding uncharacterized protein LOC131642501, which translates to MSQRKENETEKAKSNDESDKPTEPEIVAGDEAKKEKPYVPPPLYKPPIPFPQRLAKSKTEGQFKKFVELLKQLNIKIPFTEAITQMPSYAKFLKDILFNKKKLKDNETVMLTAECSAIIQNNMQPKLKDPGSFSIPCVIGKLVLDKALCDLGASVILTPLSICEKLQLGELRPTRMSLQLADRSMKYPVGMLENIHVRIGQFYILTSFIIMDIQEDSNIPIILGRPFLASAGAIIDVKRGKLTFEVEEEKIEFILSQFLKAPGIVDTCCFIDIIDECVKEIKSKPPKDTEVLRIPIPPIF; encoded by the coding sequence ATGTCCCAACGAAAGGAGAATGAAACCGAAAAGGCAAAAAGTAATGATGAATCGGATAAACCTACTGAGCCAGAAATCGTAGCTGGAGATGAAGCTAAAAAGGAAAAACCATATGTACCTCCACCACTATATAAGCCACCTATTCCATTTCCTCAAAGATTAGCTAAGTCTAAAACTGAAGGACAATTTAAgaaatttgtagaacttctgaagcaattaaacataaaaataccATTTACAGAAGCCATAACACAAATGCCATCTTATGCCAAATTTCTTAAAgatatactatttaataaaaagaaacttAAGGACAATGAAACAGTGATGCTTACTGCAGAATGTAGCGCTATTATCCAAAACAATATGCAACCTAagctgaaagaccctggtagtttctccatACCTTGTGTAATTGGAAAATTGGTCTTAGACAAAGCACtatgcgatttaggagctagcgTAATTTTGACGCCCCTTTCAATCTGTGAAAAACTTCAATTAGGCGAACTAAGACCAACTAGAATGTCTTTACAATTAGCTGATCGCTCTATGAAATACCCTGTAGGTATGCTAGAAAACATTCATGTTAGGATAGGCCAATTTTACATTCTCACAAGTTTtatcataatggatatccaagaagactCTAACATTccaatcatattaggaagaccttTCTTAGCCTCTGCTGGTGCCATCATCGATGTGAAACGAGGTAAATTGActtttgaagtcgaagaagagaAAATTGAATTCATTCTTTCTCAATTCCTTAAAGCCCCTGGTATAGTAGACACATGTTGTTTTATTGACATCATCGATGAATGTGTGAAGGAAATAAAGTCAAAACCACCAAAGGATACTGAAGTCTTAAGAATTCCGATACCGCCTATTTTCTAA